The genomic DNA ttttttccccaaagtaCTGCATCATAGGTGTTCTTCTGATTTGGATGCCACTCAAAAAACTCTGAGCAGAATTCAAACAATCAAAAATGGCAGGgggtcatttcttttttacaaatggAGGTTGGATACAAGATATTGAACACCTGGACAGTTAACGCTATCAAACACAATACCTCTGCAACAAATACTGCATATACAAAGCTTaacacatgtttgttttgtggtgtGATAAGCGGTAGCAAACTTCCTCTGCTAAACCGAGGGAGAAGAATGTTAATCTTGAACAATTAGAAATTGACAAACAACAAGATTTGCTCTCACCAAATTAATCTTCTCAAGTCTATTTACATTGTTGTCTTACACATAAGTGTTTGGTTGTTCtcagggatttctttttttctttttttttctttttttaacccacAATTTGGATTTAACACAAAATGCAATATGTTATCTTTAATAAAATTGATGACCTATGTCTTTCATTTTGTTACCGTGCGTCAGAACAAAATGCATGTGGACCAGGAGGATCAGAAAATCCAGACTGGAGACAACGGAGACAACAAATCAGAGGTCGAGGAGATGGAGGTAACCTTGTGCTGGGTGTTAAGGCAATCAACATTAGGCCAATTCATTTTCTATACTATATATGGCAGAATTGccatttttacttctttgtttttctactccttgcttccttccttttttccctATTGACATATTAGGGACGtgggaaggaaaggaggaagtaAACAAGAAAGGAATAAAGTATTGAAAAAGGGAAACATGAGAAGAGATTTAAAGTTATTGTCAGATTCATGTAAGAGGCTTCTAACCAGTGAAAAATGATTGAAACCGTAATCGACTgaaacacatgttaaatattaaacatatccTTTAGTTATGtcataatttaatgttttatttgtattataacTAAAATGATTTTTATCTCTCCTTTTTTCAGACAACAGAAGACGCCAAGCAAGCGAAGAAGAACGACCAGCCCCCTCAGGCAAAGAAGCCCAAAGTGAAGACGAAGACAGTGGAGCTGCCCATAGAGAACAATCTGCACGGGCAGCTGTCGGATGACGTACTAAATATGTGTGTGGAGAATGAGGTAATGTTCTAAAAAATCACCAGGAATGTCTAGCATGCACTCACGGTATTTGTCCAGGCCATGTGCTAGTGAAACTTACTGGGTCCTGctttcatttgctttttatttcaaacaaagagGATAGACTGTTGCTCACTTTATAATTTATGTTTAAGATATAATAGCTGTGTTGTATTTCATTAcctaataataacaaaatacttaaaaaacgTCTTTCAACATTGTTATTTAAGATTTATTACAGAGGTGGATTCCTTTTTTACCCCACCATAGAGCTTTTTAACTTTCCCTCTTTATATACTTCACAAGCTTACATTTAGATACCACAACATGATTGTAACATTTCACCAAGGTTGTGATTGTCGTTATTAAATGATATGATGAAGAATCACATACCATAAAGTTACATTCAGATAAGATTCTTTTGGATGTAAGAATCCaccaaatgtaatttaacatgtattgtctgttttgtgtgCACCAACCTTATGACTCGTCCAGGGGAAGATGATCATGCAGGACAAGCTAGAGAAGGAGAGGAACGACGCAAAGAATTATGTAGAAGAGTATGTGTACGACATGAGGGATAAACTGCACGGGATCCTGGAGAAGTTTGTGAATGAGGCTGTGAGTATAGATCACACTTGAGACATTAATCTTCACCTAAATTCAGATATACTGcatgtattcatgttttgttctgttgttgtttttgtacattttaaatttaacctTGCTTCTTGTATGACATGTAGGATCGTGACACGTTCTCCTTAAAGCTGGAGGACACAGAAAGCTGGCTGTATGAAGACGGAGAGGACCAACAGAAACAAGTTTACATTGACAAACTGACTGAACTAAAGGTAACCAGGCATGGTTACTGGACTGTGTAACTGGACAGATGTTTCTAAGTGACCAGGCACCCTGCTTGTTAAGATGACTGTGGTTtacaatatatgtttatttttatttttttgtaaaagaaagcTGGTATTCATAGATCGATATTTGAAATAGGAGAATGGCTTTATCCTCTACAATATTACCATTTGTTTCACAAGttaattggtttatttttgtcatgaTGACGTTTCTTATGTGTTTTAGTCTTCTGACTAACGGTTTGTCCCTCCTCTACAGAAAATGGGTCAGCCAATTTGTGAGAGGTACATGGAGGCTGAGGAGAGACCAAAAGCATTTGAGGAGCTTGGCAGACTGATCCAGATGTACATGAAGATAATTGAAGCTTACAAGGCAAAGGTAACCTAACAATGAGAGCTAGTTTGTTGTTTAACCAAAGGCTTGCTTAGTTTGATTTTGTTGGTGTTATATTAGAACTTCTAATAACAGTTAATGTGGTTTTATGTGATATAATTTATGAACAATGGCCAGACAGATGTCATAATTTATCTGTGCTTCCCCCCCCCAACAGGATGAGCTGTACGATCATCTGGATGAGCCTGAGGTGACTCGGGTGGAAAAGCTGGTGAAGGACGCCATGATCTGGATGAACAGCAAGATGAACCAGCAGAATAATCAGGACCTCACTCTGGAAGCAGTGGTCAAAGTCGGAGAGATCCAGGCCAAGATTAAGGTACTGACGGTGCATTCAAGGCACatacacatacgcacacacgaCATTAAAAATAGTGGAGGTTGTGAAAATGTAAAGGTAGTTTACTAGCTTACTACCACAGGCTTCACCAAATCCACTCCTTGTAGGTTAGTGATTGGTTGTAGAAATCAAAAACTCTGATCAAGTGAGCTAAACACAGTCTCTGGAGaataaaatgactttatttactGTTCCTCTAACGaatgctttcttcttctttcttgtaCAGGAGCTTTATTCAGCCTGTAACCCTGTGGTATCCAAACCTAAGCCCAAGGTGGAGCCTCCtaaggaggagaagatggagaatgGGCCAGTCAACGGGCAGGAGGGAAAAGAGAGCCAGCCAAGCAACTCAGACAAACCCACACCTGCGGGCATGGAACAAGGAACGGCGGAAAAAAAGCTTCCTGAAATGGACATTGACTAACTGTTGAAGCTGCGATCTATGTTTCACCTCTGTTTGTCCCGATACTCGCCACTGACTGTCGTTCTTCTGAGATTTTTATCaacgagacaaaaaaaaacagcatcccTAATTAATACAATTCATCAGCCAGCCTCATCGGCatgtcatttctctttttctttgaagaatacaaaaatattgcataatattaatattgaatagACTACTTTATGACATATAAGTTGTCAGTGTGGGGTGGAAGATGCTTTCTCCGTGTTGCTTTGATGGCCGTTATGtttaaagattgttttgttCAGCATCTCCTGAGCACATTTAAACTAAGAAAGTCAGATTTGAAGAATTGTAAGCAAAGTGGATGTGCAGAAGAAAACTAGTAATACACACAGGACTCCTGACAATGTAAATTATTGCAGTTTATGTCTAAATACGATATAGGTACAGAGGCATATGTAAACGAACATGGATTGTTCCAAGTTGTACATGACTACATATAATTGTAACTGCTGGATTATGATGTATTTAGTTTAAAGTTAAGGAAGGAGTTTTTATTGAGTTTActtgtattgtatgttgaaactAGATACTATTAAGTTACTGTCATGCAGTATTTCATTGTTTGGCTTTTCTCATTCAAAAGCAATGGTCTGTTGGTTCTCTGGTAGCcttgtactgttttttttctacttaacAGTGAACGTTGGTCCAACAAATCTCCTTCtgggtgctgctgttgttgccacatcacacaaaaaaagctaaaataaatattgaccaaaaaaaaggaatagacATTTGTCGTTGTTATTATTGAACACACTACAACACCCTGTCACTGTGAAAACATTGCTTCTCATTCTTAATCACAAAAGGATTACTATTAGGGAGAGCATATATGTGGTGCCTTTTAAGATCGTACTCTTTCttttgtgcaaaaaaagtccTCACTCAATCATAGTAGGCAAAGTTGACAAGGAAGACATTTTATGCAATTTTACCAGACAATGATGCAAATGCTAAAACTGCACTGGTCCCAATTTCTCAAATATGACTGCtggttcttcttttttttctattttcagtaACTTGATGTGAatttttcacaaacaaataatccagtgaatatacagtaccagtcaaaagtttggacacaccttctcattcaatggtttttcttaattttaatttttttctacattgtatagattaatattgaagacatccaaactatgaaggaacacatatggaattatttggtaaacaaacaaatgctcaacaaaccagaatatgttttatattttagattcttcaaagtagttgaatgagaaggtgtgtccaaacttttgactggtactgtatatgtagaGATATTAAATTACAGCTGGCTCAACACAGAACATAATAATGGACACAAGTTTTACTGCATGtaagtttattaaaataaataaatgaatgaataaatgaaaatcaaatACCAAGCACCACAGAGGTGCCTGCCAATCAGGTGATCCAACAttattaaaccaaaataaatgagggagtggagaggagagagtttgACTCTGCAGGGGTGCCTGAgttgacacaaaataaaacattattaaacaattatcaaaataaatgcagttgGGTGTCATGCAAACAATCAGGTCAGGAAAGATCATTGGATTTATCAACCCAGATGGgcttaaaacatattaaaaatatataaaaataaaatataaaaaaaaaaaaaataaatatgaaaacatggtttgaaacaccaaaataaaacattattaaacaattattaaaataaatgtcagttgCTGACCTAAGTCATGCAAACAAAGTAATCAagattatgataataataataataataataataataataataataataataataataataataataatgtcaggAAAGCATTTAGCATTGGATGTATCTGATAtttgttaattaataaaataaacctaattaaataaaattgttttcaATGATTCAGcttctaaaaaatataaaaaatatttaaaaataaaatataacaaaaaataaatatgaacgCATGTGTCGCTATTGTCATGGTTTGAATGAATGAAGCATGTAGTACATTAACAGTCCTGCAGGCGGCGCTGTCACACCCACACTGCCTTCAGCCATGAACCAGTCAGAGGGCAGCAGTCAGTAGCATTTTTTGGTCTGAAAAAAGGTGAGAAACGCGCTATGTTTTCATCACTAGCGCTGCGTTACCGCATTTACGTCGACTTACGTTAGCGCAGCACCGAGGAGCGTGGAAGAAGCGTTGCCATGGTTACACGGAGGCAAAGTTCCAGGAGGACGGAAGCTCGGACTGCAGCCACTGTTTACAtcggctaacgttagctagccagctagctcGAATGCACTGCTGCTAACTTAGTTTCATAGTTCACTAGCTTAACCGTGTGTTGGCGTGAAGTTTGCCAGTTTACCCCCCCATGTCCATAACAACACGTgcgtttttttaaacatttttttttatttctggcgaggttaatattattatcaaagTTTAAAACGAACAAAGTTtacgttagcttagctagctAGCGTGCTAACTCTGAGGCCAAAGGCTTGACGTTATGTGACAGCAAAGTTGCGTGAGCTGCGTTCACGCATACCACTGTCACTATTGACGTATCGTTCAGCTCTGTGTCAGGCcttcttgtgttgttttaatggtTTATTTTAGTCTTTTGTTGGTAGAttctcataataataatgataataataacacgTGTTTGTCAcctcattgtttttgttctcttaGGAATGTAAATGTCTGAGGACAAGGAAGCCCAGGAGGACGAGCTGCTTGCTTTGGCGAGTATCTATGATGAAGAGGAGTTCCACCAGGCTGAGTCGGCCCAGGGGGGAGAGATCCAGCTCTGCCTGGAGCTCCCTCCTGGTTTCAAAGTAGTTGTCAAAGGTACATCTGTCTGAATGTGTCAAGACATAACATCCAGTTAAGAGGAACTCATTTGGAAGGTGAATGTAGGAGGCACTTTAGGTGTATTTTGTTGATGATTTTCACTCTTATTaaggcacatgtacagtaccaaagttacgaacttattgtcttataaagaataactataatgcagaactttatgttaagtacaacttaagcaaaagacaaagatccctatgtgcacagGTACACTCGGGAACATCACCACCAGCCCGAGAGACcggtaggtttcattccactccagaggaggacagaatctgtttgttgtgttagcTCGGGGAGATTGAGAATGAgatgcactttttgttttactgtcctgtctacgaggacataagggatgtcctcttcagtaaaatgacttccatttatgttgaattcttttggctggatgactatgaaaaatttgagttttgtttcaggaaaggaaccttctttgtagcagattttatttgccaggcctgttggtgtcttgtaaaccaaTGAGGGTTGGGCATGTTTTGTGCATGACATGAGAATAaaagatatctatctatctatctatctatctatctatctatctatctatctatctagtaccagtcaaaagtttggacaccttctcattcaatggtttttctttatttttattatttctacattgtagattaatattgaagacatccaaactatgaaggaacacatatggaattatgtggtaaacaaacaaatgctcaacaaaccagaatatgttttattttattctttttgaagaagtccaaacttttgactggtactgtatttgtCTCCCTGCCGTTAGGAATGTAACTGTATCTTCTCTGTGTGTTGCAGGAGAGAAGCAAACTGAATATAATGTCTGCTTCTTACCTCCGGTGGTGCTCAACTTTGAGCTCCCTGCAGACTATCCATCCGCATCATCGCCGATCTTCACCCTCAGCTCTAAATGGATGACCAGAGCGCAGGTAAAGAAAAATCGTGGTGGCTTAAATAATTGTTCGCTGCATCACTTTACAAAAGTCGACCCGCACGTGCTGGCAAGGTTTGATTAAGTATTCAAATTGAGAGGCGACTAAGGAAAAGTGAGTGGCTTCACGTTGAAAAAGGGGCCATTGTTGGTAAAGAAAGTCTCCTTTACCATTGATCGCTCTCAATATCTGTTCCATTTTTACCTCCTCAGATGAGCTCTCTGTGCAGACGTCTGGATGAGCTGTGCGAGGAGAACCGAGGCTGTGTGATTCTTTTCACGTGGATCCAGTTCCTCAAAGAGGAGGCTCTGGACTTTCTGGGCATCAAGTCTCCGCTTGAAGTCATTAAGGGAGGAAGTAAGGCAGGTGGTGAGCGCAGGAAAACCGACCCAGCAGCGACAGGTAGACtatgtgttttgttaaattaatggtgttgttttttcttttttgcttgtGTGGATGCTTCTGCATTAGATAAGATACCTCTCTAATAGTCATACCAGCTTATTATCTATAAAAAAGTAGATCATATTTAgctatttccttttatttacaGTTCAACTTAAAGAAATATTAAGTCAGTATAAACACTAATATGCTCTTCTGCTATTCTGTAGATTCGCTGGGTACAACACTTACAGTTAATATTTATTCACAATGCATAATTTGTTATAAGATAATTGCTGGTGTCTCAAACAAATGCGTTATTTGGTTAAAGCACATTATGTAAGTGTCCTCAGTCAATTTACATGTAAAGTAAAATCGCTTCTCGACAAGCATTTTTCCTCCATTAGAAAATGTGTAGCTCaccattgttttttaaaccaaatgtcTTTAGTTAGTTTTTTCGAATAATTAATTCGTTTTTCAATTTTGTTCAGCTCTGACGCAGTGTGGGAGTCCTCCTGAAAAcgcagaggagaagaaaagagaaacgaAGAAGGAAAAGTTTCAAACACAGATCTCATCATCTTCTCAAATGGATACGCGGGCGGTTTTGGTGATGGACCCGCGTGCCGACCTCCTACCTCAGCTCCTGAACTTTGACGAGGAGCAGCGCCAGAAGGTGTTTGACAGCAAGGTGTTCGGCTGCGGGATCTGCTTTGTGGAGAAGCTGGGCTCAAACTGCCTCTGCTTTAAGGAGTGCCAGCATGTCTACTGCAAGGACTGCATGACTGAATACTTCCAGATCCAAATACGGGACGGCAACGTTCAGTGCCTTAATTGCCCTGAGCCCAAATGTACCTCCATAGCTAATCCATCGCAGGTAAAAGAGCAGTAaagtagatgtgtgtgtgaacgtgcTTGATTGTCGATCCTAAATCACTTTACTGTTGAATAAGTGCCTTTTTAGAGAAGGAACCATCTGCCTCCCTCTGTCTTCGTCTCTCAGGTAAAGCAGCTGGTGGATGAGGAGCTGTTTGCACGTTATGACCGTTTGCTGCTTCAGTCCAGTCTGGACCTAATGGCCGACGTGGTCTACTGTCCCCGCCAGTCCTGCGCCACCGCTGTTATGGTAGAGCCAGACTCAACCATGGGGATTTGCGCGGCTTGCCAGTACGCCTTTTGCACCCTGTGCAAGCTGGGTTATCACGGTCTCTCCCACTGTAAAACTTCTGCAGGTAATATAACTGAAAATAATAGAATTATTCAAGCTGTAGCAACAGGTTCTCTAttgagagagggaaaaaaaaaaaaaaaaaacccatatatatatatatatatatatatatatatatatatatatatatatatatatatatatatagagatatagatatatatagatatatagagagagagagagagagagagagagactgaaatgTGTGGGTTTGTGCCCCAGAAAGAAGTATGAGCTGAGAGCCATATCTGATCTGGTTCTAACACGTTTACTTAAttgttactttatatttttgctAGTTTTTTTGTTATAACATATTTCTAAATTCAGTATCAAGTTACTGTTCACCCTCTCATCACCCTCTCATCTTGATCTGCTGCATGTCTGCATGAATGTGAGTCATagtcctgtttttttgtgtttcattctaTTTGGCACTTTATGTTGAACGAACAACACCAGCCATAGCTCTACAGTTATGCTGATTACGAAAGtgtaaattaagaaaagaatcTCTGTGGGTAAATAGAGTTAAGACTCtcatgaaatattattttttgcaatatttaatACTAATTGGATTATGTATTCTAGATACCACTGTTGCTGTtatttggttttgttgacttctacttaactaaaactaaatgtaCGGTAGTGATGCTCAATTTTGTAAGctaaacacacattataaaGTCCCTTGTGGGTCAATACATtgtgaataatattttttttcaggtgcTGCAATGGTGGAATATTTCTAAAAGATggtttaaaagttaaaaaaaatctattggAGACACATTTTATTAATGTCAACCCTGACTTTCTCTCCCTGTTTTCTGCCGACAGAGGAATTGCGTAACCTTAGAGACGAGTACCTGTCAGCCACAGCTATTGGGAAAAAGTTCATGGAGCAACGCTTTGGGAAGAGGGTGATCCAGAAAGCAGTGGAAGAGTCCTTTAGCAGAGACTGGCTCAATGAGAACTGCAAATTGTGCCCCCGCTGTGGAACCAACATACAGGTTTggctccccctgctggtcacAGTTCAGTTAGAGCAGGCTTTGACTTCATCACCAGGGGTCACTGCTGTCcgtttagaaaatgaaaataacatttattttgcttatattattattgtttgatgACAGTAGATGTTTGCTGAGTCCTCTCCTGCTAATGcattttctctgtgtcttttctAGAAATCTGATGGCTGTAATAAGATGACCTGTACCTCCTGTAAACAATACTTCTGTTGGCTTTGTTTGGGCCTCCTCAGCAAAGTCAACCCGTACAGTCACTTTAACAACCCACATTCACCCTGTTATAACCAGTGAGTGATGttgtttcaattttgtttttgtgtgttcacCACTCCAGCTAAGTAGTCACAAGTAGACACTTACTGTACGTCAATAACGtttgaccttttgttttttctgtcgcAGACTCTTCCAAGGTGTGGATCTTGAAGACGAAGATGCCTTCTGGAGTGATGAGGAGGACTGACGCCTGTGCAGTACCTCACTGCTGAATGCTCCATTTGAATGCACTTTATCTCCCATTACCATCACTTCACCTTTGACACTAACTATGCCTGCATCAGCTCAACAGTGCCACTACAACATGTACCGTGGTACCGCAGATTATGTTTTGAATATGATCAGGCTTCTGGGGTATAAAACATTCAACGTCTGTGTGTAAATTGTtcatactaaatatatatatgccgGATTTCATGTATACAACATATTCAGGAATGGCAAGTACAGTTTTAGCTTTTTATCTCAGAGAGTAATAAAGAAACAACTGTGGTCATTTTGGTAAAAGTAGAGCATTTCTTAAAAACATCAAGAATACAATGTTAGTGATTGTGAATCGTTTAGATATGACAATGTCATAGGACTGGACTGTTATTTCAAaactcaaaagaaacaaaaagaaatgtaagtCTATCTTTACTATATTCTAGATTAGGTATTAATATCTACTCTCTCCTTATTTGGACTGTTTCATGATGAGTTTTGACATTCACAGGCTTGTAATGATCAACAGGTGATACAGGAGCCACTGACTCAGTTTGGCCAAGTCAAGGTGTTTGCTTACAATGAGCTAGCAACTAGCAAAGTGTTGTAGGGAAAAAGGACTGTGTTTGCTCTTCTTTTTCATATTCAGTATTTACCCACTGGCTGTCCTTCTGTCATATGTCAAAACTATGACACCAAAACTAACAGCTAACTTCTCTTCAGACAAACTTCAAGGTGGATAATGAAGTGAATTTCAAAAACTAACCAAGACACACACAACCTTGATACAGGATTTACTTCAATGTGGGCTAACCTGAAGATTGATATCCCAAACATAATTACATAATTACATAGCC from Anoplopoma fimbria isolate UVic2021 breed Golden Eagle Sablefish chromosome 24, Afim_UVic_2022, whole genome shotgun sequence includes the following:
- the rnf14 gene encoding E3 ubiquitin-protein ligase RNF14, with the translated sequence MSEDKEAQEDELLALASIYDEEEFHQAESAQGGEIQLCLELPPGFKVVVKGEKQTEYNVCFLPPVVLNFELPADYPSASSPIFTLSSKWMTRAQMSSLCRRLDELCEENRGCVILFTWIQFLKEEALDFLGIKSPLEVIKGGSKAGGERRKTDPAATALTQCGSPPENAEEKKRETKKEKFQTQISSSSQMDTRAVLVMDPRADLLPQLLNFDEEQRQKVFDSKVFGCGICFVEKLGSNCLCFKECQHVYCKDCMTEYFQIQIRDGNVQCLNCPEPKCTSIANPSQVKQLVDEELFARYDRLLLQSSLDLMADVVYCPRQSCATAVMVEPDSTMGICAACQYAFCTLCKLGYHGLSHCKTSAEELRNLRDEYLSATAIGKKFMEQRFGKRVIQKAVEESFSRDWLNENCKLCPRCGTNIQKSDGCNKMTCTSCKQYFCWLCLGLLSKVNPYSHFNNPHSPCYNQLFQGVDLEDEDAFWSDEED